The Penaeus vannamei isolate JL-2024 chromosome 23, ASM4276789v1, whole genome shotgun sequence DNA window AGGGCATATATATGCTTGACTTGAAGAGTAAAGCCCACTAGTTACCCTCATACTAGGGAGATACTAGATTTTATTTTACAATCTACGTGATGTATTTGTGTAATGTATTACATCTTTGTAATAAGAGTATCCATGATGCCTGGAACATTCATATTCCCATTCAGAAAGTTGCCCAAGAGGTATTAGTAGATCTGAGAAACAAGAGACCAtacattttcatttatgtttacatatggtACATACTATATAGTAGGACATGATATAAAGCAGTGATATTGCACTGAATTtcggaatagaagagagaatatGCCAAGGAGTGAGAAACTGTTAGACTTAATGTATCTCTAGGATGATTTACTTTGGTTAATATTATATGAATGGAAGTCCATGAATTTGTTATATATCCTACCTGCAAAGAATGCTTACACTTGAACCATTCAAGTTTTCTCTTTTTAAGCAGGCATTACAGGAGGCATTCTAGGTCAGGTGATGTTAAGAGGTTACACACTGTTCTAGGAGTCATGTTACCATACACACTGTCCATGTCATTCTTATACTGATGTGAAGACACTTCATGTGGTTTACTCGTCACACCAGCACAGTTCCGGGAGGTCCTATGAGGGCAATGTCTTTTCACATGGCATTTAACAAAAGCAACATTTTTATACAGTTTTTACCCAGAAGGAATAGCACAATGATTCTCCCAGCCATTATAGACCACCATAACATTCTATGTTTTGTTTCTGGACTAATACAGCCTTAAGGCATTATAGTATCATTGGTATTCCATTCCCTTTACATTATATTCACTTCCTCAGATTTGGCTGACAGTGAAGCAACTGATGACCTGAAAGACAAGAAATCAAACCATGAAGTAGAGATCTCTATATCAGTAATGATTATTTCAAACTAATTCTGAACTATGGTTGCTCATACAGCTTAACTGACTTTACTATCTCTTTCCCAATATTACAATATGAAGACGAAAATCAAATTAAATAAAGGCATCAAATAAGACTGAAGCAAAAACTAACTTTGATGTTGCATGTTTCAGTCCTGAGGAGGATTCTTGACTACTGACTGACGGTGAGGATCTGCTGCCCTTTTTGAGGACCCGCTCTAAGTAGGCAGCTGGAGCCCAACCCTCGTAAGGCGTCCCAGAAACCCTGACGTACCACCAGCCAGCGCATCCAACTTTGATCAAGTCTACATAGTCTCCCTCACGCAGGCTGACTTCAGATCCTCCCATGGCATTGTAGTCAGCCAAGACAAGGAACCGTGATGAGGTGTACTGTAAATAGGGTATCTGGTATTAGATCTTGGCATTTCCTGAACTATGTATCCCAGGCAGTCCATGAATCTTAGCAGCAAGGTAACAGAAGAAAGTTCTTAGCAACCTACACATACCTCTGTGCTCTCAGAGAATGTTTCttgatcctcttcctcatcagaAGCAGAATAATCTGATGAccaactctcctcttcctcttctggaGCATCACCCAGAGTGGCATCCACAGACTTTATCCGCAGAGAGCGTTTGCCTATTTCCCGACTGGGCTCACCTCCAGGGCGGCCCTCAGAGCTGCTAGAACTGATAGAGCCACCACTGCCAGTCACACCATTGCCTGCTATGTCCCATGATGCCGTCTGTCGTAGAGCCCTGCGgaacattaaataaataatataagtcAATACGATCATCAACAGTCAATCtcctgtagaaaaggtataacaTGAGGATATCCTTCATCTCAAAGGAGATGTCTCACCTGTGTTGAGTAGTGGGTGACAGAGGAGGAATTCGAATGCCATTAAGACTGGCACCTTTCTGTATTCTAGCGGAGTACTGCTTAATATTCTCTCCCTTGAGATACTCAAACTGATCGAGTAACACCCGCTTTATCTCCTTAACCCACAAGTCCTTGACTTCTGACGATGGAGCCAAAATGGTGTGGACCTCTTGCCGTCCCTGAAGCCAGACCTCAAACTTTCGAACATCACCTTTATGGCCTCGCACACTTTCTGTTAAACCAACCTGTGACATCTGAAGAAAGTAACAGGAATAAGTTGAATAATAAGGTTATTCACCTCTTTATAATGAACAAAATATACAATAATTTGTTTCTGTACTGCTATGAATATAAAAACCCTAATATCTGAAAAGTAAAAGCCACAAACCCAATCACCCATGAGCATCCATACCTTCAGAGCATTTTTGAAATGGTAAGTGGCACGATCTGTATCCTTGCCAGTTCTCTTGGTGAAAAGTAGCATCTTTTCGTAAAGGAAAATGTGTCTTTGTGCTGGCTTCAGACGGAGCTCGCGAAGTCCCTTTTTGCTGTCATTCCACACACTGAAGGGGCCTTGCATGAGCAGCTTCCCCAGGTCTGCTAGATTGCCctgcacagaaaaaaaacgaaaacatataAAGCTTCCGGGTAATTCCTAATTTGCAAACATATCAAAACAGACAGGTTATAAAATCTTGAAGAAGGCTTGAAAAAGATCAACATATCAGTTTAATCATCACTAAACATCATAGATTTGAAATCTGTTTGCAATTATAACACCACAACTATAATGGGAAAAAATTCTGTTACCTTAAAAATCAATAAGCTCAAGGAATACTTCTAACATATTAAACCAATGTATAAGCATAGGTCACACCCATTAATCAAGCAAGGTTCTTACCGGGAATCCTGTGATGGCAACCTGATGCATGGAGTCATTGAGGCACTTGAGGACTGTGAGCATTGTGTCGACCGCCTCCTGCAACTCCCGGCGACCTTGGCTACCTTCTACGCATTTCAGTAAGTCCTGTTTTAAAAGAGGGTGAAATTCATGGTACAACTTTCAACTTTCAATTACCTTCATGTAAATCAATATAGATGCCACTGAACCAATATTACTACAATAAGAAACACCAGTAATCACTGCCTGATTAAAAAGGGCACCTATTCACTGGAGGAGACAAAAGAGCAAGCACATGGACAGATCCTAACCTTCAACAGGAGCTGATACTTTGTAATGCGTTGCACAGGCTTCAGAAGGTAGGCACCAAGTGGCAGTTTGTGATGGAGACGACGCTGACACTCTTTGAAAAATGGGTTTTGATCACCTACTTGCCGACGCAGTTCTTCACTTTGGGGCTTATTCTGACAGTACAGTGAGTACAACCGATGGAATGTATCCTTCTGCAGGTAAAGAAGTATGAAATTAGATATAATAAAGGTAAACTGCATATTTGAATGTACAAAATAATACTTTAAAGCAACAAAAGGATTCAATTAATTCTCAACATTTAGTATCTATTGAATTCTGCAAATATCAAGTATTTCTAACAACTGACAGTTTCAACTATAAGAAACACATCTCACATGAGTTTTTCTCTTTACTCTGTTTTGAGTTTATCAAATATACACACTTCCTTGGTATTGCATAATTTCATTCAGTTTTAAATTTAGTAAGCTGCTTAGCTGGACAAAAGACCACCTAAAAAAGTAAATGCCAGAAAACACTGGGCTCGAATAAGGTTATTTCTTCTATAGGGCTGCCTAGTATTATTTAATGTGAGAAAAGTTAGAAGCAAACAGTACAATCTCAAAATTCAAATTCCATCCCTTATCCTAAACGAAAGATTAATTTTCATGTGGAGTTTCAGTTGTGGATATCAAGCCTATGAAGAGAAAATACTCCTTTATCAATCTATTGAACCTTTTGCCCCttaatgtgtatacacacgcacatgcacacgcagtcTTCCAATGAACTCACCCTCTGGACAAAACAAAGACCAATTAGCTCTGGCGTATTAATGCAGTTCTCCAAATCCCGCAGGAAGACATCATTATGGAAGCGGAAGATATCCTCCATGTTGCCAAAGAGAATATCACTCTTGCCATATAGGTTGATGGGGATAAGAGGCTGCATTTCTGGGTTTAGCATTTCATCCTTGTAACCCTAAGGAAAACAGAAACATTGTACATGTAACATTTGGGATGTTCATCCTAGATAGGTGCATAACTTTTGAAGTTATCAAACATATCATCACCAGTTTTAAGAGAACTTGAAGTTGGAATTATGCAAGCATATTTTCTGTAAACAATACTTTAGTACTTTTTTCAACCAAATATAATCTATTTAGAAGAACAGAACACATAACACATAAGCAATGAACAGAAAACACAGATGCTTGGGTTACTTTACCTTGAGAATAGAGCAGAGTTCTGACACATAGATTCTCTCTGTATCTAGAAGTTCACGGAGGACATGGCCTCGTTTAGCACGTGCAGCTTCGGCATCACCAACCCAGTCAGGAGAATCTCCACTGTCACCAAGCTGTCAGAAAAGGAATTATGCATCAGGCTGGGTACACACATTTGTACAGAAATTCTGTTAAAAacattttgtttctcatttttcacTACGTCTTCTCCTAACAACCTTTTTCCAGGGGGTCCTTtggatattacatataaataagtcAAGTGAATTATATTACAGATTACCTTTTGtgttctcattctttcactcaaataaatcaaatattgTCAGCCAGCAACAGTAAGGCATACAATTTCATTTCTCAACGAGCTGTACAAACGTGAAATGGCAAATTTTGGATGGCAGCAGAATTAAGAGACAAATGTGACCAGAGGTGCTGCTATGACATTTGCCAGGCAGAACATGCTGTTTCAAGAAGAGATGTAATCCCCATGTCCTGTCGAAGTTCTGGACCAACACTGGTTATTGAAGGAGATGCAAGCAACCCAATACAAAGTAAAATGAATAACAGCAACTTCATATTTTGGCATCCTAACATAAGAGAAAGTTAGAAACAATGAGGAGCATTGCATCAGTAAAACATACCAGTTTGTCTTTTGTTACATAATTAGTGTTACACTGACAAGATGATTTACTAGTAATTACAGTGGTATTACATGAATGACTATGATCATATCTCAGATCCAAAAAGTATGATCTGGAAAAAGTTTGGTGCAACATTATAAAAGTGCCAAAGTGACATGTCAGCTGAAAAATAAAGCTAATGCCATTCTTACATGGcctagcaataaatataatatgtttTTTCTAAATCATACCTAGATAAAAGTAGCATTGTTCACCAAAGAATGTAGAAACGCAAAATGTGTCTgaatgatcatagtaatactgTAGACCTTGTGCAAAATGGGGGTTTACCTAATACTgtgcaataaaagagaaaattttaAAAGGTGAATGGAAAACATCATAAAAATggcctttatatatacacagtttacATTATTGTATGTCAGGCTAAGAAAACTACAAAAAACATTCATGCATTTTAACACCAGTGGATCACCATTCAATATATGACAGCTGCTCCCATTGTTCATGTGTGAAGCCATACTGTAAGTGCTGTAGTTATACATAACACCATAAAAATTCACCAGGAAATGGATAATCTGAATCATGGCTCACTTAATATGTATGAAATCATATCTACCAGCTAATGGACCCAAttttatacacattatcataataatttctaaGAAGGCCCTCCTGCCATTTTAACAAATCCCATATGGCATGTAAATTTGACTGAGAATCAGTTTTAATAAATCAGACATGTATGTACCATATGCTTTTATGCTGCCAATTTTCTGAGTATCTAGCTTGAAAATTATGCTGACCAACAATATGAATTATGACTGGCTAGAGACTGATGTCCAAGACAGTGTAAACCAAGGATTCAGCATCATTTAAACTGATACTTGTACGTTCTAAGTTTTCTAGGTCACTACACTGCCCTGGGAACAGCTTCTTCACACCCAGGATTTAGGAGATTCATCACATTTAATCTGCGGCTGAGTGCTGCTAGAGCAATGGCGGTGCATCAGTGCTGGGAGAAGTCTACAACCACTGGCTAACTGGTACACAGAGAAAATAGTTGCCAGTCACTTACTTCTGTTGTTTGGTTCACATTAATCTGTAACAACTGGAGACTATGTATTACATGTGGGCCCATTAGGTATATTCCCGAAGGCTCAGTTGGAAATCTACATTCATCTCTCAGTGGTTCATGAGAgtaactctccctccttctcacgaCCCGAACACGCTGAGTTCCTATAGGAGCTTCTGAGATTGGTCTAAGGCACGTAACATCTTGTCCAAGGCAGACAGTGACTGGTCGTGGGCGATGCTTTGGTGCCTGGCCTCCAGCACTCAGGCGTAACATCTATTTTGAGGAAGAGCTCTGATAATCTCGACTGCAAGTCTTTAGAATCTCAAGTCTGTACAGTAGGTCAGAGTCTGGCTTGTCCCAACAGCCACGGACTTGCAGCTGACAACTACCACTTTGCCTGgaatctttctttttatatatctaacaATCTTGGACAAGTCATATATGATTTCATCAATTTCATAGCCTTGCCACATTTGCATGTGTAAATAGTGCTGCATGAGACAGGGCCCATCTAGCTAAAACTTACCTCGCAGTTTATAATTCAATAATCTTCTTTAAATACTGGACACAAGGGCAAATTTCAGCTTCATATATTGTATAACAGGTTCTACTAAATGCCTTTATGTCAGAGATGGCTTTGAGTAGGTCCAATAACTGTATGTCACATAACCTTATCTcacagaaatataataatcacTGCATAAGACTTTATAGTCTATACATTAATCATTAAGTCTGCAGCATTAAAACAACAGTGTAATTAAATTTTACCACTAATGAATAAAcaattgtattatttattttcatacattAAATGTCTTCTTAATTAGCTAATAACCTGTCACTGATGGTTTTCTTATCATTTAAAGAAACTTTGTTTCTCTTTGGttgagataaaaataaacagtatATCCTAATGCAGGTGTCCTACACAAGCCGTTTGCTTCCTTTTAcgagattattatttttacatttgtgTGTTATATCTATTTAGTGAAACATGAACAAAACAAAGTCTTTACTTTAATAACTGTAAACATAAATAATCATCGAAAGAGTGTCTCAGCAGGGGATGAAATACTTTTGCCTGTATTTATAACAAGCATCACAGCAGCTTGTATGGAACTGATTGGAGTTCTGTAGAGTTGAGATATATTCAAATCATTATTAGGGCAAGACTATTTAGTGAACTTTTAGAATGTACAATTTACAGAATTTAAATCACAAGGTAAGAAAGTCTATCCCTGGATATTGAAAGGGAAGGACATCATTTTGGAATCAATGAGGTTTTTATATAACAATGCTTGCTTTAATGGACTTCAAAGACCAGCACTTACAAAACTGTTTCAGTGCAATGGAGAGCCCATGTTGCAATATAGCAAATTGTGTGACTATATCAGAATCAAATATCTTTTATAATTCTTGCCTCTTTATCTGCATCTGGCAAAGGCTTCAGGCAAAACCAGCGATGCCACCAACAACAATTTTTACCTCCCTTGAACCAGACTCCACCACTCATGAGAAGCAACATTCGGAAAGGGAATACAACAATAATTAGTGTGCCAAAGATGGAACATGATCCACTGCAGCTCGTTTCTCCATCTGGGACATACACTGACAGTATACGAAGAGGTCAATGAATAAAAGCAGTGACACACATCCAAGCACAACATAGACACTCACCTTGGGTAAAGTTGATGCTTTCCTCATGCTTTTGGGACTTTTAGGGAGGTCCGCATGGAGGGGAGATGCTGGGTGAGAGTGTGGGTGAACATTGGCATGCCCTTGTGGGTAGTGGAGTGGGACTGCGGGCTCTGGTGTCACAGCATGCACGGGTCGAGGCAGACGAGTGGCCAACTTCTTTAAGGAACTCTTTCGCTTTTCACACATCATTTGTACATCTTCTATACGTTTCAGTACCTGAATATTACACACTCTGTTAGGATATTTTCTTTGCGGAATAATCTAAAAGCAAAGCAAGTGAGATATCAGCATTATAATGGTGCCAAATAAGCTGGGCTGATTAATAGGAAAAATAATCATTTGATTTTCTCATTTGATATTAATTAATTTTTGGATTTTATATAGCTTCAGGTATTGATATTTTtcccaaaggaaaaaaataaaggcaaaagCAAATGAAATGTATACTGATAAGCACAGGCCAAAAATAGGATAAAATCTTCTCACCTGTTGCACTAAGCCCTTCGTTTCAGGGGTGATGACATCCTCAAACATAGTCCTAAGTTCACGACTGGTTCCCAGCCGACTGTACTCAGAGGAAGCCAAAAATTCATCCAATTCCCTAAGAGCTTCCTCGGCAAATTCTGGGGCTTGACATCGCTCTATCTGCTGTGAGGCTAAGAGTTCCACACCTTCTGTGCACCACTTATTTGCCTGTAATATCCCAAAATAATTTTGTTTCATGTTCAGCCGCTCTCGTCCTCTTCATATCTATTTCAATTTTTTCTATCACTGCTGCTTactcatatttcttctttctattaaAATCAGTAATTATCTACTATCTTTTTCCCTTTACAAGGATAACTAGAAACATCTTTTGCTCTTGTTAAACAGGTGAGAAGCAGCAGTCTAAAAGCTGTTTGTgtcaatataaataaacagaacaaTAATTCCAAGTGTCTGATAAAGCCTTAATCATATTAAACCTCAAAATTATTTAATTTCTTGAATTaagttttttatttacatatacagcaATTTTAGCCCATGTTAGACTCACCTGTTCAATACGCTCTTGCAAGTCTCGGCACTTGTGTAACGTTTCCAGTCTGTTAGTTATGCGGTCGTGGAAAGCGTCCCTCATCCGTACTAGCTCTACGCACTTTGGCTGAATGGAGTCCACGGCATAATGCTGACTTTCAATCAACTGTGTGCCAATGATGCGTAGCTCCTCTGCTTTTTCCAGCTGGTCCTGCACAAAGGAAGATGATTCATTTATGCTTTGTATTTAGTATAGTTTATATGACTACATATTGCAAAATCTGATGTAAGTTAACATTTTATTCATGCAGTCTTATACAAAGGTTTTCTTAAATACAGAAAATCTATCTGAAGGGTTCCTACAAGTAAAAAAAAGCTGAATATGTCATTTACATAACTAGAATAGTACTGAAATCGCACAGAAAATTTTGCACACTCGGTACAAGAGGTTGGGAAGGATTAAGGAAACCCCTGTCGCTTCATCAAATTGTTAATGTTAATTGTTAATTGCTACTATAATAATGACTTATTATAGCTGTATATTCACTTTAGTACTTAATTATTAGGAAATCTGACATCAATCATTGAAACAGAtgtcaaaatcattataaaatatatgttttcttttgcaAATTTGTTCTGACCAAAGGTGAGCTATCAAGGAAATATGTAAAAGTCAGGAAAGCGAACACAAAATCTAGTCTCATCACTCTGTTGAAAGATGTAAAACAAATTTTTGCCTTGAATGAGAAGCTTCACATCTGAgcattgtaaaaaataaaaattcatggACAAGAATGAGCAATTTGTGAATGCAAGGAACGTAACATACATTGCTTGGTGGAATTATTTTCTCTCACTCGTACCTTTCAGTTAATTTTTATGCAAAGAAAGAAGAACACTTACTGCAGTCATCATATGGAAATCCTGAGCTTCTGCTAATAGCTGGTCTACATGGTGTACAGAATCCCCAATCTCTGACATTGCGGACAACTGCTTCAGTGAAATTTCCAGGCATTGCTGAAAGAGTATGTCATGTTACCTCACtttgtaaatgaaaaaaacaccTCATGAATTAATTCAAAGTACTTCTCTGAAAACTATAGAATGTACTGTTCCCTTTAAAGTTCTTGGACTGTCTATAAGGATAGAAGGCACTCACTTGCAGTTCCCTAAAGTCTGTCTCAAAGCGTCTCAGCTGGAGGCACTGTGTAAGCCGTCCCTCATGCCGGGTCCAAAATTCATCAAAGGTTCTCTCAGTTTCTTCCAGCTGTACCAACAGTCGTTCTACTGCTGTCACATTGATTAACTTGTCGGGACACAAACGGGCCGTACGAGGCTCCCCAGGGCGCTTGATACAATTGAGTAGAGTTTCTCCATGGCGGGAGGCAGACAACAGGTCATCTTTCAGTGCATTGTATTCTGAAGTCTGAGGAAAAAAGACATTACTTATTTACTCAAAGAAGCAaagtttatatatctttctcataTGATACACTTAGCACAACACCTCAAGCAAGGCATGTACAAAAAAGCTTGTCAAGATcactacagaaaaaaaatatatacttacttGAGACTGCAGAAGCTCCTCAGTGGATGTAACATCATTGGGGAACTCCGTCTCCTGCAACTTCTGTGTGAAAGCTCTCAAGGAGGCACTGATCTCCTGGGTGTTGGCGCTGAACTTCTCCACTGCCTGCAACCAGAGGGATGTGGAGGGTTTCGGGAAGGAAGGGACAACAAGCGAACATGCCACCACACTCCAATAAGGCCACAAACTAAAGCTTCCTTGCCTAGTTCAAATGGCAGGAAAAGTGATATATTATACTTTGTTAAGAGTGAGGAGACATTGTGGAGAGAGCACAGACATGAGCATTAGAACTCTCACCTGAATAAGTTATCATACACAGGATATAAGTATAATTTAAACAGTTAAATCTAGAATAGTATATTTtcacaaacagagaaaagagtTAACACTGAAAGACACATACAGGACTAAAAAGCAATCCTAATCATTGGACAGACATGAACTGGCATCAAGTGTGGCAAACAGAGTGGCGTGTCTCCTACACTACTAATCCACGCCACCCTCGCATCCACACTTGTACActctgtgcatgtatacataaatatatatatatatatatatatatatatatatatatatatatatatatatatatatatatatatatatatatttattatatatatatatatctatatatatatatatatatatacatatatttttatatattcatatatatatatacatatatatttatatattcatatatatatatacatatatatttatctattcatatatatatatatatatatatatatatatatatatatatatatatgtgtgtgtgtgtgtgtgtgtgtgtgtgtgtgtgtgtgtgtgtgtgtgtgtgtgtgtgtgtgtgtgtgtgtgtgtgtgtgtgtgtgtgtgtgtgtgtgtgtgtgtgcgtgtctctttatatatatatatatatatatatatatatatatatatatatatatatatatatatatatatatatacataaatatatgtgtgtgtgtgtgtatgtatatatatatatatatatatatatatatacacatatatgtatatacatatagatatgtatatacatatatatacatatacatatatatataaatatacatatatacatatatgtacatgtttatatatatatatatatatatatattatattatgtatatataagtatatataagtatatataagtatatatatgaatatatatgtatatatatgtatatatatatatatatatatatatatatatatatatatatatgtatatatatgtatatatatacacatatgtgtatatatacacatatgtgtatatatacacatatatgtatatacatatagatatgtacatacatatacatatacatatatacatatatacatatatgtacatatatatatatatatatatatatatatatgtatatatatgaatatatatgtatatgtgtatagatgtgtatgtataggtatgtatgtgtatatatgtatgtgtttatatatgtgtttatatatatatatatatatatatatatatatatatatatatatatatatatatatatatatatatatatacgcacatgaaaAAAATGGAACACAGAACACATGTTAGCCTCTCAAAATGTCCTTGTACCTTGTGTGAACACTTATCCACAGGGAGATTATAAAAAATACCCAAGGAAACGACAAAACGGGCAGCCCTGGACGTCCGGAGTGAGGGTAGGGTGACGGAACACAGGGGGCGCGGCGCCCACGCCCAGCCAGGGGCGCGGCTGCCGGGGTCACGCGCCCCACACGTGGGACCACGCCCTGCCGCGGAGGTCACCAAATAATAATGAACGAGAAAAGGAcaggaataaataaatgcactGTGACGTCACCACTGGGTCCCAGGGATATCGAAGTGGGGGACCATCAATGTCAGCACAGACAGGGGCAGGAGCACCCTAGGGCCGGGGGTGCCAGGCTCACCAGGGCGGGACACCAACACGTGAGGGAGACCACCGGGGAAGGAACCCACCAGCGGTGGGGGGGCAGCTAGTACAACCTCGGGccagagtaaaaacaaaaaaacaaaaaaaagattctGCTGAGATATACTTCTTGATTATCGTAAATAAATTTGAGGAACATGGCCATCAAAGAACAGATCCGCGGACGCTGCTGTATCGTAGGAATTTAGCACCACTGCTTCCCTAACCCTGAGGGAGTGCCAGGAGAATAAGACTCCCGGCTGGCACTCCCCGCCACTACCGCTCGCGTCCGCCGTGGCATTCCTACGATACAGGCAGGCGCGAGGGGCGGCTGAGGGCCAGGGGCGTGAAGGAGGCCCGAGGGTACGTGAGGGGCGGTGTGGGGGGTTCTGGGGTGGCCCTGCCCCTCGGCCCCGGGGGCGGCACTGTACCTGCTTGAGAGTGGCCACGGCGTGCTGGATCTGTCGGGAAAAGAGTTGCTCATTGTAGAAGCGGTGGTAGCCGGGGCGGCGCTGTGtcagggagagcagagagggccGCGTTAGACATTTGTGAGGGGAGGAGCTGCGTGTGGCACTGTGAGGACTGTGTTGTGTTCGAAGCAATTCGAGGAAAAGGTTCGTTACCAGACACTCGTTCAAGGAGGAGGCTGCGCGGAGTCTTTGTAAGCGGAGCGGGTTGCGTGTGACAGCAGGAAGCGGAGGGAGGTTCGCTCTCGGCTACCTGGAAGGGGCCGCTGGGGCACAGGGTCGAGTCCACTACTTCGGGAAGGAGGGGGCGCTGAGCGGAGGTCGCTTCGGGAGTCGGTTGTGAGACGGCATGGTAAAGGCGGGATTTAGTCTGAGGCTCGAACTACAGACGCAAAATctgatctcttttttttttaattgcaatCTGATCAAGGACGTTGCTGATTTTCAACAGCTGGACTGAACGGGGAGAAATAACTGTTTTGGTTGAGTTAGCGGAGGCGAAAGGCAACGCCGAAAGaggcgagaaagggaggaaacaccaggaaagaaaggaaagtggacaacggagagaagaggaaggatacgAAAACAAGAAAAGCGGAGGAACATTGAGGTCGTCAAGCTTCACTTTACGCGAGTCAGGCATCGCATCTTCCCAAATCGTTAGCTTTTCGTTTTTCCCAATAAAATACATAAtttaattgatatatacatattctcatatatatacaatatatacaatatatatgtatatatatatatatatatatatatatatatatatatatatatatatatatatatatatatggatgtgcgtATGAAcgtgaatatgcatgtgtgtgtgtatgtttatgtataggaatatacgtatgtttatctttatacgcgcgcatgcgtgtgtatatgggcactttatgcacacacacttaactTAATAttgacaaaacaaaatacaggtaTCACTGTTTAACAAGAACCAGATTTTATTTAGTTAACTCATGTTAAGGTACATATTTAGGCCCACAAGCATGTAATTAGGGCGATCTGTTCCATTTATTTAGGCGCGAGTTCCCTTGCCGTCGCGTGGGAGAGCGGGGGGGGCCTACCCAAGGGGGGGCCA harbors:
- the LOC113825221 gene encoding guanine nucleotide exchange factor DBS-like isoform X1, which codes for MSRRLWNLLEWLVPDQGGDAAAAAPTAPAALHQDAVRPGTAGRRTHTPRRPTTPTLSASGGIYQAGGQGLAATQLRSSVSYTEGCVDRRYDTGDAAKSLLEKLRTKTPAKARPDPADAASPVTNNNENEPESKNVSAGGEKRKDEAKGSVGGASEEKAPVAGRSRRRSLPDSTEEAPRPHPHPSARFSLPRKFSMQASRRSSAIRRRVGKAGADVMRASVDAARDKEGGPPHAAQRADVISTSDEDDETRARGQIRRKPTKTRSDYSLHLDDSALGSSSTDTPEILSDPPRGGRDGAPGILTFSTGQLSAMTSSVRDAVTSMAREAVTSGARDRVTNIAAPSYLHEAVLSLGDGRFSPSTPGKRDVVLPPLHGEPRPPTTPTAGPLAAITPTSSLRSNLKHKGQLRRKRSDSGHSVTFDLPEDCDNLGGAKARFKDDAEPLSKCMKEQCNRSKQSSGKKEATDSDRTPDAEELPALLARAEAAEAAARASLRSGESDAPADGDLAAGERTPDSILDSDLSTTHILSPEDVLSWPRDDSQVFTWHQPLQQVDPVVTPPRVPNGVPQPAAASQRLHLSLGGSDNSLDQNITSLSDDGQTFCLNLPPLPPPRCSPLSPQFLPSLTWSSGESGCSGGSSARGPDSGYWGTGEGAVGTGRRGVKVVTQGRELYLPYAFLHHGRLRLRIVRDEVLEEGGCALSVRDVSELLHAQYAIITGGKSREGCPILTFPDKGNFAQLGDEEYRKLIIYLTSVPSLQDADMGFVLVIDRRNDKWNSVKTVLLKISGFFPGLITVAYVLRPAGFFQKAISEVSNKIFRDEFKFRVVVCNCVADLHEYIDRNQLTEDLDGCIPYNHDEWIEQRVAVEKFSANTQEISASLRAFTQKLQETEFPNDVTSTEELLQSQTSEYNALKDDLLSASRHGETLLNCIKRPGEPRTARLCPDKLINVTAVERLLVQLEETERTFDEFWTRHEGRLTQCLQLRRFETDFRELQQCLEISLKQLSAMSEIGDSVHHVDQLLAEAQDFHMMTADQLEKAEELRIIGTQLIESQHYAVDSIQPKCVELVRMRDAFHDRITNRLETLHKCRDLQERIEQANKWCTEGVELLASQQIERCQAPEFAEEALRELDEFLASSEYSRLGTSRELRTMFEDVITPETKGLVQQVLKRIEDVQMMCEKRKSSLKKLATRLPRPVHAVTPEPAVPLHYPQGHANVHPHSHPASPLHADLPKSPKSMRKASTLPKMLRLSAGGQAPKHRPRPVTVCLGQDVTCLRPISEAPIGTQRVRVVRRRESYSHEPLRDECRFPTEPSGIYLMGPHVIHSLQLLQINVNQTTELGDSGDSPDWVGDAEAARAKRGHVLRELLDTERIYVSELCSILKGYKDEMLNPEMQPLIPINLYGKSDILFGNMEDIFRFHNDVFLRDLENCINTPELIGLCFVQRKDTFHRLYSLYCQNKPQSEELRRQVGDQNPFFKECQRRLHHKLPLGAYLLKPVQRITKYQLLLKDLLKCVEGSQGRRELQEAVDTMLTVLKCLNDSMHQVAITGFPGNLADLGKLLMQGPFSVWNDSKKGLRELRLKPAQRHIFLYEKMLLFTKRTGKDTDRATYHFKNALKMSQVGLTESVRGHKGDVRKFEVWLQGRQEVHTILAPSSEVKDLWVKEIKRVLLDQFEYLKGENIKQYSARIQKGASLNGIRIPPLSPTTQHRALRQTASWDIAGNGVTGSGGSISSSSSEGRPGGEPSREIGKRSLRIKSVDATLGDAPEEEEESWSSDYSASDEEEDQETFSESTEYTSSRFLVLADYNAMGGSEVSLREGDYVDLIKVGCAGWWYVRVSGTPYEGWAPAAYLERVLKKGSRSSPSVSSQESSSGLKHATSKSSVASLSAKSEEVNIM